A section of the Cololabis saira isolate AMF1-May2022 chromosome 6, fColSai1.1, whole genome shotgun sequence genome encodes:
- the akap17a gene encoding A-kinase anchor protein 17A isoform X1 has translation MTTIVHDTTEAVCLSPEYNLYLKPIAKMTVSVALPQLKLPGKSISNWEVMERVKAMVAPEQFSALRISKSTLDFIRFEGEVENKTVVKSLLARLDGKTIKLSGFTDVLKVRAVENKVDFPTRHDWDSFFRDAKDMNETLPGERPDTIHLEGLPCRWFSQKNSQYPDRPSEEALIAVFQTFGKVRNVDIPMLDPYREEMLDKNFSTFSFGGHLNFGAFVQYQEYGGFTKAMDTLRGMKLMLKGDDGKAVACNIKVTFDTSKHLCEAAIKKRSLERLKLEELERQREEQKQREKEEEERRKEEERKQKQQEEEEKERKKVERIRKREQKLQEKEERRNLKKVRRQQEEEQKKLQMKIAMEERRLLLAQRNLESIRLVAELLARAKTLKEQQQEKERAEREELERQEQARQKEELARLQQLEACRRKQEEELRRVELEKQRALELQRKEKELRDRLLSNLIKKSCEPAEAAGTQDPAGPLRSEEAPDAGDVTPGVLGWVNGVKTADGKEKQGSGSSLHPKVLGKKKSEKGEGEERREEVSRSRYSREQTRGHSRERRKHSQGHRRRRSSSQQKRSYSRRSRSKSGRCSRYVSSSSSSRDRSHSRGRSHSRGRSHSRGRGHRQSHRGYDSHSSRSGNRRRDQRSHSPHSRRHQRHSSSRDRSHSRRH, from the exons ATGACCACCATCGTCCACGACACCACAGAAGCAGTGTGCCTGTCTCCTGAGTACAACCTGTACCTCAAGCCCATTGCCAAAATGACCGTCAGCGTTGCTTTGCCCCAGCTCAAGCTTCCCGGCAAGAGCATCTCCAACTGGGAAGTGATGGAGAGGGTGAAGGCCATGGTAGCTCCGGAGCAATTCTCAGCCCTGCGAATCTCCAAGAGCACCTTGGACTTCATCCGCTTTGAGGGCGAGGTGGAAAACAAGACGGTGGTCAAGAGCCTGCTGGCCCGTCTGGATGGAAAAACCATCAAACTTAGTGGTTTTACTGATGTTCTCAAG GTTCGTGCTGTAGAAAATAAGGTGGACTTCCCCACACGCCACGACTGGGACTCCTTTTTCAGGGATGCAAAGGACATGAATGAGACTCTGCCGGGAGAGAGGCCGGACACCATCCACCTGGAGGGGCTGCCCTGCCGCTGGTTTAGCCAGAAAAACAGCCAGTACCCGGACCGGCCCTCAGAAGAGGCTCTCATTGctgttttccaaacatttggcaAG gtgcGAAATGTTGACATCCCCATGTTGGACCCGTACAGAGAGGAAATGTTGGACAAGAACTTCAGCACGTTTAGCTTCGGGGGCCATCTGAACTTCGGCGCCTTTGTCCAGTATCAGGAATACGGCGGCTTCACAAAGGCGATGGATACGCTGCGGGGCATGAAGCTGATGCTGAAAGGAGATGATGGAAAAGCTGTGGCATGTAACATCAAG GTGACCTTTGACACCAGCAAACACCTTTGTGAGGCAGCCATTAAGAAGAGGAGCCTGGAGAGGCTGAAGCTGGAGGAGTtggagaggcagagagaggagcagaaacagcgggagaaggaggaggaggagcgacgaaaagaggaggagag AAAACAGAAGcaacaggaagaggaagagaaggaaagaaagaaggtggAGAGGATACGGAAGCGAGAGCAGAAGTtacaggagaaggaggagagaaggaatCTGAAGAAGGTGAGGagacagcaggaggaggagcaaAAGAAGCTGCAGATGAAAATCGCCATGGAGGAGAGGAGGCTCCTGCTGGCTCAGCGCAATCTGGAATCAATACGGCTCGTTGCTGAGCTGCTAGCCAGAGCAAAG ACACTAAAAGAACAGCAGCAGGAGAAGGAGAGGGCCGAACGCGAGGAGCTGGAGAGGCAGGAGCAGGCTCGACAGAAGGAGGAGCTGGCCCGCCTTCAGCAGCTGGAGGCCTGTCGGCGCAAGCAGGAGGAGGAGCTACGCAGGGTGGAGCTGGAGAAGCAGCGAGCGCTGGAGCTCCAACGTAAGGAGAAGGAGCTGAGGGACAGACTGCTATCTAACCTTATCAAGAAGAGCTGTGAGCCAGCTGAAGCTGCAGGGACACAGGATCCAGCCGGGCCTCTGAGAAGTGAGGAGGCCCCGGATGCGGGTGATGTGACGCCAGGAGTCCTGGGTTGGGTGAACGGAGTGAAGACGGCCGATGGAAAAGAGAAACAGGGATCTGGATCCAGTCTACACCCTAAAGTGTTAGGGAAAAAGAAATCAGAGaagggagagggggaggagagGCGGGAAGAAGTGAGTAGGAGCAGGTACAGTCGGGAACAAACGAGGGGCCACAGTCGGGAGAGGAGGAAGCACTCCCAAGGCCACAGAAGGAGAAGGAGCTCAAGCCAACAAAAGAGGAGTTACAGTCGTCGCAGCCGGAGCAAAAGTGGGAGGTGCAGCCGCTacgtcagcagctccagctccagcagagaCAGGAGCCACAGCAGGGGGAGGAGCCACAGCAGGGGGAGGAGCCACAGCAGGGGGAGGGGCCACAGGCAGAGCCACCGCGGATACGACAGTCATAGCTCGAGGAGCGGCAATAGACGGAGAGACCAAAGGAGTCACAGTCCTCACAGTcggagacaccagagacacagTAGCAGCAGGGATAGGAGCCACTCCAGACGACACTAA
- the akap17a gene encoding A-kinase anchor protein 17A isoform X2 — MTTIVHDTTEAVCLSPEYNLYLKPIAKMTVSVALPQLKLPGKSISNWEVMERVKAMVAPEQFSALRISKSTLDFIRFEGEVENKTVVKSLLARLDGKTIKLSGFTDVLKVRAVENKVDFPTRHDWDSFFRDAKDMNETLPGERPDTIHLEGLPCRWFSQKNSQYPDRPSEEALIAVFQTFGKVRNVDIPMLDPYREEMLDKNFSTFSFGGHLNFGAFVQYQEYGGFTKAMDTLRGMKLMLKGDDGKAVACNIKVTFDTSKHLCEAAIKKRSLERLKLEELERQREEQKQREKEEEERRKEEERKQKQQEEEEKERKKVERIRKREQKLQEKEERRNLKKTLKEQQQEKERAEREELERQEQARQKEELARLQQLEACRRKQEEELRRVELEKQRALELQRKEKELRDRLLSNLIKKSCEPAEAAGTQDPAGPLRSEEAPDAGDVTPGVLGWVNGVKTADGKEKQGSGSSLHPKVLGKKKSEKGEGEERREEVSRSRYSREQTRGHSRERRKHSQGHRRRRSSSQQKRSYSRRSRSKSGRCSRYVSSSSSSRDRSHSRGRSHSRGRSHSRGRGHRQSHRGYDSHSSRSGNRRRDQRSHSPHSRRHQRHSSSRDRSHSRRH, encoded by the exons ATGACCACCATCGTCCACGACACCACAGAAGCAGTGTGCCTGTCTCCTGAGTACAACCTGTACCTCAAGCCCATTGCCAAAATGACCGTCAGCGTTGCTTTGCCCCAGCTCAAGCTTCCCGGCAAGAGCATCTCCAACTGGGAAGTGATGGAGAGGGTGAAGGCCATGGTAGCTCCGGAGCAATTCTCAGCCCTGCGAATCTCCAAGAGCACCTTGGACTTCATCCGCTTTGAGGGCGAGGTGGAAAACAAGACGGTGGTCAAGAGCCTGCTGGCCCGTCTGGATGGAAAAACCATCAAACTTAGTGGTTTTACTGATGTTCTCAAG GTTCGTGCTGTAGAAAATAAGGTGGACTTCCCCACACGCCACGACTGGGACTCCTTTTTCAGGGATGCAAAGGACATGAATGAGACTCTGCCGGGAGAGAGGCCGGACACCATCCACCTGGAGGGGCTGCCCTGCCGCTGGTTTAGCCAGAAAAACAGCCAGTACCCGGACCGGCCCTCAGAAGAGGCTCTCATTGctgttttccaaacatttggcaAG gtgcGAAATGTTGACATCCCCATGTTGGACCCGTACAGAGAGGAAATGTTGGACAAGAACTTCAGCACGTTTAGCTTCGGGGGCCATCTGAACTTCGGCGCCTTTGTCCAGTATCAGGAATACGGCGGCTTCACAAAGGCGATGGATACGCTGCGGGGCATGAAGCTGATGCTGAAAGGAGATGATGGAAAAGCTGTGGCATGTAACATCAAG GTGACCTTTGACACCAGCAAACACCTTTGTGAGGCAGCCATTAAGAAGAGGAGCCTGGAGAGGCTGAAGCTGGAGGAGTtggagaggcagagagaggagcagaaacagcgggagaaggaggaggaggagcgacgaaaagaggaggagag AAAACAGAAGcaacaggaagaggaagagaaggaaagaaagaaggtggAGAGGATACGGAAGCGAGAGCAGAAGTtacaggagaaggaggagagaaggaatCTGAAGAAG ACACTAAAAGAACAGCAGCAGGAGAAGGAGAGGGCCGAACGCGAGGAGCTGGAGAGGCAGGAGCAGGCTCGACAGAAGGAGGAGCTGGCCCGCCTTCAGCAGCTGGAGGCCTGTCGGCGCAAGCAGGAGGAGGAGCTACGCAGGGTGGAGCTGGAGAAGCAGCGAGCGCTGGAGCTCCAACGTAAGGAGAAGGAGCTGAGGGACAGACTGCTATCTAACCTTATCAAGAAGAGCTGTGAGCCAGCTGAAGCTGCAGGGACACAGGATCCAGCCGGGCCTCTGAGAAGTGAGGAGGCCCCGGATGCGGGTGATGTGACGCCAGGAGTCCTGGGTTGGGTGAACGGAGTGAAGACGGCCGATGGAAAAGAGAAACAGGGATCTGGATCCAGTCTACACCCTAAAGTGTTAGGGAAAAAGAAATCAGAGaagggagagggggaggagagGCGGGAAGAAGTGAGTAGGAGCAGGTACAGTCGGGAACAAACGAGGGGCCACAGTCGGGAGAGGAGGAAGCACTCCCAAGGCCACAGAAGGAGAAGGAGCTCAAGCCAACAAAAGAGGAGTTACAGTCGTCGCAGCCGGAGCAAAAGTGGGAGGTGCAGCCGCTacgtcagcagctccagctccagcagagaCAGGAGCCACAGCAGGGGGAGGAGCCACAGCAGGGGGAGGAGCCACAGCAGGGGGAGGGGCCACAGGCAGAGCCACCGCGGATACGACAGTCATAGCTCGAGGAGCGGCAATAGACGGAGAGACCAAAGGAGTCACAGTCCTCACAGTcggagacaccagagacacagTAGCAGCAGGGATAGGAGCCACTCCAGACGACACTAA